The Paraburkholderia acidiphila DNA window ATCACCGCGCAACCCTGCGCCGCGCGGACCACCGCTTCGCGCGAGAGCACGTCGCCGTCGAGCCATTCGATGGCGTTCGCCGCAATTGCAGCCGTGGCCGGCGCGCCGCCACGCCGCAGCGCGCGGACTTGCCAGCCGGCGTCGAGCAACTGGCGCGCGACTTCGCTGCCGATTCCGCCGTTTGCGCCAAGCACGAGCGCGCGGTTCGGTCGATTGATGGGACTGGCGTTCATGCCGGTTCTCCTTGCGGGTGAGCTGTCATGAAGGGCATTCTGCGTCGCTTGCTATCAATAGAAAATTGCCGAAAACAGACGATAGGCTATACATGTATGTATAGATTGCGATCTGAACTGGGAGCCGAACATGGCCGAGAAGGAACCGAACTGGGAGTGGTACCGGAGTTTTCTTCAAGTCCTGGAGAGCGGCTCGTTGTCGGCGGCGGCTCGCGCGCTGGGCATCACGCAGCCCACCGTCGGGCGCCACATCGAAAGTCTGGAGGCGGCGCTGGGACTCACGCTGTTTACCCGTTCGTCAGACGGGTTCGCGCCAACCGCGGCGGCCAATGAACTGAGGCCATACGCTGTCGGCATTGCGATGACCACGGCCGCGTTGCGGCGCGCGGCCAGCAGTCATGGATCAGGCGTGCGCGGTACGGTGCGGCTGACGGCGAGCGAAATCATCGGTGTCGAGGTCCTGCCGCCGATCCTGGCAGCCCTGCGTCACGAATACCCGGAACTGTCGATTGAACTGGTGCTATCGAACAAAGCGGACGACTTGCTCCGTCGTGAAGCGGACATTGCGATACGCATGTTCCGGCCCGTGCAGGAGGCGCTGGTCGCCAAACGGATTGGCGCGATCGAAGTCGGCTTGCACGCCCACGAACGCTATCTGGCGCTTCATGGTGCGCCGAAGTCGATGAAGGAGCTCGCGCGCCATACGATCATCGGTTTCGATCAGGAGAATGCGTTCATTCGCTCGCTCCAAACCCGGTTCGCGGCATACAACCGCAACAGCTTTGCCTTTCGGGCCGACAGCGACCTTGCCCAGTTGGCCGCCATACGGGCGGGATTCGGTATCGGCGGGTGCCAGGTACCCCTGGCGGCAAGAGACCCGAAGCTGGTCCGCGTGCTACGCGAAGAGTTCTCGCTGACGCTGGATACGTGGCTGGCCATGCATGAGGATTTGCGCACGAGCGCGCGCTGCACCGTGACATTTGCGGCGCTGGCGTCGGGGCTGGAGGCTTATATCAAAGGACAAGGCGCGTAACGGCCTTTTCAACGCGGCAAGCGACCCGCGCGCGCATAAGAAGCCAGCATCGTCGCGAGTTCCTGTGCGGCAGGCGTGAGCGGCACGGCCGCGCGCTGCAGCAGACAAACCTGCTGCGCCGCCGGCCGCTCGGCGATCTTGATGCGCGCGAGCCGCTCGGCAAACGGCCCGCGCGTGGCGACCACCGAAGACTCCAGCGCGAGGCAATCCGTCTCGCTGACCCAATGCAGCGTTTCGAAGAGCCCCTCCACCGTCGCGACGATGCGCGGCGGCGGCAATCCGTGGTCGGTGAAGAATGTCGTCAGCCGGCTCGAGGCGAAGGCGTCCGCGATATTTGGCGAGCGCGTCGCGAGCCAGTCGCAGTGCGTGAGCGCGCGCAGCGAGCGCGCCCCTGCCTTCGGATGGTCGCGGCGGCAGACGACCACCGGGTCCGACGGGTAAAGCTCCGTCACCGAAAGATCGGTCGTATCGGTCTGGTCCGAAACGAGCGCGAGCGCGAAGTCGAGCGTGCCTTCGCGAATCCACGAAATCATCATGCGCGACGTGCCCGTGCGCAGACGCAGCGCCACGCGCGGAAACCGCGTGCTGTACTGGCCGAGCACCGGCACGAGCGCGTCCATGAGCGGGTCGGTCGTGAGGCCGAACGCCACTTCGCCCGCGTAGTCGCCGCGCAGTTGCTGAGCTTCTTCGCTCGCGCGCTCGCACTCGCCGAGAATCGACGCCGCCCGCACCAGCAGGCGCTGCCCGAGCACCGTGAGCGTCACGCCGCGATTCGTGCGCGTGAGCAGCGCGCCGCCCAGTTCGGCTTCGAGATTCTGCAGTTGCTGTGTCACGCCGCTTTGCGCCACGCCGAGCGCGCGCGAGGCCGCCCGCACACTGCCACGCTGGGCGACGGCGACGAACACGCGCAACTGGGAAAGCGTGAGACTCATGGATCCGCCGTGATCGGTAAAGATGATCATGATAGACGAATCCGGACTTTTCCCGAACGCAGCGGCGTCCTACTATCGGACGCTCAGGAGACTCCCCACTTTCCGCCGCCGTTCACCGTGCGCTCACCATGAAAAAAATCCCGTCGATCCTGCTTTCCCTTGCACTGGCCTTGAGCAGCAGTGCTTTCGCGCGCGAGGGCGACACCGTGCGCCTCGGCATTGATCCGACCTATCCGCCCATGGATGCCAAGGCGCCCGACGGCTCGCTCAAAGGGTTCGACGTCGATCTCGGCAACGAGATCTGCCGCCGCATTCACGCGCATTGCCAGTGGGTCGAGCTGGAGTTCTCGGGCATGATCCCGGCGCTGCAGGCGCGCAAGATCGACGCGATCATGTCGTCGATGGCGATCACCGCGAAGCGCGAGCAGCAAATCCTCTTCACATCGAAGCTGTTCCAGTTCAAGTCGCGGCTCGTCGCGCGCAAGGGCGCCTCGTTCGGCGCCACCGCGCAGTCGCTGGCCGGCAAGTCGGTGGGCGTGCAGTCGGGCACGCAGTTCGAGACGTATGCGCTCGCGAACTGGGCGCCGGCGGGCGTGCATGTGGTCACCTACAAGAGCCAGGAGGAAGTGTTCGCCGACCTCGTCAACGGGCGGCTCGACGCCGCGTTGCTAGGCTATGTCGAAGCCGACTACGGCTTCCTGCGCACGCCGCAGGGCAACGGCTTCGCGTTTGCCGGCGGCCCGATTGCGATGGGCGACCGCGGCACGGGGATCGGCATGCGCAAGGACGAAACCGCGCTTGCCGCGCAGATGAACGACGCGATTGCCGGCATGCTGAAAGACGGCACCTATGCGCAGATCGCGCACCGCTATTTCGACTTCGATCCGTACGGAAACTGAGCCGCCACACACTTTGCCGCACACTCGTTTGAAACCGCATTGAACCCATGAACCAGCAATCGATTCCGCTTTTGAGCGCCACGCCGGGCACGCACCGCGAACTGACCAGTTTCCATTTCGGCCCCGCCGACGCGCGCCAGAAAATCTACATCCAGGCGTCGCTTCACGCCGACGAAACGCCCGCCATGCTGACGGCGGTGTTGTTGCGCGCGCAACTGGCTGAACTCGAGGCGCAAGGCGCGTTCGCCGCGCAAGTGGTGCTCGTGCCGCTCGCCAATCCCGTAGGCTTGAATCAGCACGTGCTTGGCCAGTTCATCGGCCGCTTCGACCTTGCGAGCGGCAAGAACTTCAACCGCCATTTCCACGCGTTTCCCAAGCTGCTCGCACGCGCGAAAGAGACGCTCGGCGCGGACGTCGATCGCAACCGCGAGCTGATCCGGCAACTGATGCGCGAAGCGCTGGACGCGCAGGCGCCGCTCACGGAATTCGATTCGCTCCAGTTGGCGCTCCTGAAGCTTTCGTACGACGCCGATCTCATCATCGACCTGCATTGCTCGCTCGAAGCCGTTATGCACGTGTACACGAGCGAGGCCGGCTGGCCCGATGTCGAGCCGCTCGCCCGCTACCTCGGCTCGCGCGCGCAGTTGCTGGCGACCGACTCCGGCGCACAGGCTTTCGACGAGGCGCATAGCCTGCTGTGGTGGCAACTGCGTCAACAGATGCCAGCCACGCAGCCTGTGCCGGCCGGTCCCACTGCGGTGACGATCGAGTGCCGCGGCCAGCGCGACGTGTCGTGGGAAAGCGCGCAGCAGGACGCCGATGCGCTGATCGATTACCTGCGCTGGCGCGGCGCGCTCGTCGGCGGCGATGTGAAACCGCTGCCTGAGCTGCTGATGCCGGCCACGCCGCTCGCCGGCAGCGCGCAATTCTATGCGCCGCGCAGCGGCATTCTCGTGCACCGCGCGAAGATCGGCGACTGGATACGCGAAAACGACCCGCTCTTCGATAT harbors:
- a CDS encoding succinylglutamate desuccinylase/aspartoacylase family protein, encoding MNQQSIPLLSATPGTHRELTSFHFGPADARQKIYIQASLHADETPAMLTAVLLRAQLAELEAQGAFAAQVVLVPLANPVGLNQHVLGQFIGRFDLASGKNFNRHFHAFPKLLARAKETLGADVDRNRELIRQLMREALDAQAPLTEFDSLQLALLKLSYDADLIIDLHCSLEAVMHVYTSEAGWPDVEPLARYLGSRAQLLATDSGAQAFDEAHSLLWWQLRQQMPATQPVPAGPTAVTIECRGQRDVSWESAQQDADALIDYLRWRGALVGGDVKPLPELLMPATPLAGSAQFYAPRSGILVHRAKIGDWIRENDPLFDIVDPMTGETVTVKSTAEGVFYMRRAIRFVTAGAPLGRVTGTRPIRSGVLLGA
- a CDS encoding transporter substrate-binding domain-containing protein, producing the protein MKKIPSILLSLALALSSSAFAREGDTVRLGIDPTYPPMDAKAPDGSLKGFDVDLGNEICRRIHAHCQWVELEFSGMIPALQARKIDAIMSSMAITAKREQQILFTSKLFQFKSRLVARKGASFGATAQSLAGKSVGVQSGTQFETYALANWAPAGVHVVTYKSQEEVFADLVNGRLDAALLGYVEADYGFLRTPQGNGFAFAGGPIAMGDRGTGIGMRKDETALAAQMNDAIAGMLKDGTYAQIAHRYFDFDPYGN
- a CDS encoding LysR family transcriptional regulator, with product MSLTLSQLRVFVAVAQRGSVRAASRALGVAQSGVTQQLQNLEAELGGALLTRTNRGVTLTVLGQRLLVRAASILGECERASEEAQQLRGDYAGEVAFGLTTDPLMDALVPVLGQYSTRFPRVALRLRTGTSRMMISWIREGTLDFALALVSDQTDTTDLSVTELYPSDPVVVCRRDHPKAGARSLRALTHCDWLATRSPNIADAFASSRLTTFFTDHGLPPPRIVATVEGLFETLHWVSETDCLALESSVVATRGPFAERLARIKIAERPAAQQVCLLQRAAVPLTPAAQELATMLASYARAGRLPR
- a CDS encoding LysR family transcriptional regulator, with amino-acid sequence MAEKEPNWEWYRSFLQVLESGSLSAAARALGITQPTVGRHIESLEAALGLTLFTRSSDGFAPTAAANELRPYAVGIAMTTAALRRAASSHGSGVRGTVRLTASEIIGVEVLPPILAALRHEYPELSIELVLSNKADDLLRREADIAIRMFRPVQEALVAKRIGAIEVGLHAHERYLALHGAPKSMKELARHTIIGFDQENAFIRSLQTRFAAYNRNSFAFRADSDLAQLAAIRAGFGIGGCQVPLAARDPKLVRVLREEFSLTLDTWLAMHEDLRTSARCTVTFAALASGLEAYIKGQGA